The Bradysia coprophila strain Holo2 chromosome X, BU_Bcop_v1, whole genome shotgun sequence genomic interval gaaacaacaattttgtCTGACAAGATGTTTGTgagaattttgatttgttttaagGAACTTACGTCAAACTCAACCATTTTCAGTTTACCTCTATTCTGCTAGTAGGAGGAATCTAACGTTCAGATCTGACTGTTTCGCCTTCGACTGACATGTGGCATAAAACTCGTTTTAGCATTTTATGTGTCACataatttaatgtaaataaaaaaaaaactttcttcaacaataatgaaaattcactGCATTTACGCCGCATCATTAATAGTCAACTGTGGTTAAAGATTGCTTCTGCATTTAATTACGATTTCGGTGCATTGTGTCGAAACGACAAAATCttataattttacaaattttcattttgtagtGCAACCTGATCACTCAGCCAATTCAGCGATGGACGTTAGGCACACATCgttgtaattttcaaaaaaataaaacttaaagaaaccaaaagaaaaaaaaacttaaaattctaATCCTATCTTCTTTTTATAAAAAGGATTGATTGGGCTCGGTACCGAATTCGGTTTTAACAGTCCTTTACCTGGTTTCTTAGCACTGTCGTACGGTATTTTCGGCGAACTTCTTAACTGTCGAATGTATTCACTTGTGTCTTGGCTACGGTTCAATTGTAACataattttaactttctttTCAGCATTGCTAGGCGTGGATGGTGTGGATGGTCCATTTGGTGTACTTGGTGTTGGTGTTGGTGTCGACGTCAATGTCGTCGCTTTCAGTTTGTGTTTTCTGCCCGCAGCTGGACTCGAAAATTGCTTCGATTGACTGTCGTCCAAATTGGTCTGTTTCTTGTTGGCATCGCCGATTCGTTGCTTTAGATTgctttttgaaatgaaatattccACTTCTCCCTCCTGTAATGGTGTATCCCATCCTTCGGTGACAGTAAATGGTCCTATAGCAACAGATGTGTCAAAAAAAGACTTGTGCTGATTTTATGGGATCCTTACCGGTTGTTGAGTTGATCACATTTTCCATATCGGGATCCGCGGAGCTACCGTTCATAGATTGGTCCGGACATGAATTGCTAACGTCAACTGAAATCTCTTCTGGGGTTAAGTCCGTTTCCACCCACTGATCTGTTTCCACcgatttcttcttcttcagcTTGGGGTCGTCAACCTTGCAGATTTTGGCTTTTTTCGCTGGCTGTACCACTTCTGCACCACTCAACACTTTCTTTCGCTTTTTCTTGTTCAATTTCTTTATGTCTCTTGACGGCTGGTGCAGTTCCGTTTCGAAGTCAATCATCTCTTGCGCTTTATCTTCAATGTTTGGCATATCGATTGGCGTCTCGTTGATTTTCATGTTCTGTATACCCAACGGAAATTTGCCGGTCGCAAACGTTGTGTAACtggaaaaattgattgaaattaaaaataacgATTTCATGTCAAGGTCGCTGGCCGACCTAATATTCAACATACCGATCGATAATTTTCCGTATCGTTTTCCTGCTTTTAACATTTGTGCACGGCCCATTTTTATACTGTTCCAATTTCTTTATGATATCCTCCGGATCGAATGGTATTTCTGGTACAACGACATCCACACGACCAGCCCGTGGATCCATTGCGGACGTAACTGAAATAAACATTCGGCGTTGCATTGTATTGTCGCAGCGGATAGGAAATCGTTCATAAATACTTACTGTTCGACTCATCTCCCTCATCATCACTGTCAGCCGTTTCACTTGCCGTATCATTTGCATTTTCGTCGGACACCTGTTCTAATTCGTCAATCGATGTGCCAGGAAAACCCATCTGTTAAGTCGGTAAATTGGTAAGTTTTCGTCGATTATTTACGGCACAACAAACATCATCCGACTTACGTTTTTCCACGCCTCGAACTTTTCTGTGTATGCTCTGCCCAAATCACTTTGATATAATAGACCGTCGAATATGTGCTTTATTGTGTGAGCGACGATTTTCGGATCCCGTTGTGTCGCTACGCACATAGCAAACGGTTGCAACAGCAATGTAACTTTTGATCTGGAAATTTTTCCCACAGACACCTGcgatgaaatgaaaagttcAGCATAAGTAGAGAGATAAAGTAGCTGGTTGCGTGGCTGGtgcacaaaatgaaaatatttccagcTGTTGAAACTTCGTGAATTTTCgacagaaaaaattgaaagagcCCAAACCTGGCTATGTGTGGGCTCGAGAAAGTATAGTAGGAAACGTGAGTCTATAATTTGCAGGAGGTAAAAATTGTTCGTTGCTACGGTACATAGGTCTCAGAGCCACAGATTTGCTTATAAGCAAATTTGGAAATGAATTAACTCCAGCACCAGTTTACCGGAGTTTATTTACAGAACACACAGATGCACTCAACAAACACCCCTCCTCCAACCTCACACACgtacacacacatacatacatatcgttatttatcgattttatttgtCTTGTTCAACTCGTATATATAGACCTACCTTCGCTAGTTCGTCGAGGAAAATTTCGGTGAAGTGCATTAAAAATCCAATTGATGTTGACTTGTCCAGAATGCTTTTTTCGACGTGTTCATTCAGTTGTTTGATAAGTTTTTTGTCCCACTTGTGACCGTGCAACACAACGAATATTTGTCTGGTCACCCGCCGAACCAGCTGTAAATTCACATTCGAggcgaaattaatttcaaattccacAAACAAACCATACTGTTTGCAAAGTAAAACATAGCCTAGAATGTTGAGTGAATCTTTAGTGCCACCAGCGTAAGATTGTTACGCCGTTTGTGCAATTAAACGCAAAACGAGGTTTCTCCATTTCatgtaacaaaacaatacaatttgctgaacgcaaaacgaggtttctccatttcatgtaacaaaacaatacaatttgctgaacgcaaaacgaggtttctccatttcatgtaacaaaacaatacaatttgctgaacgcaaaacgaggtttctccatttcatgtaacaaaacaatacaatttgctgaacgcaaaacgaggtttctccatttcatgtaacaaaacaatacaatttgctgaacgcaaaacgaggtttctccatttcatgtaacaaaacaatacaatttgctgaacgcaaaacgaggtttctccatttcatgtaacaaaacaatacaatttgctgaacgcaaaacgaggtttctccatttcatgtaacaaaacaatacaatttgctgaacgcaaaacgaggtttctccatttcatgtaacaaaacaatacaatttgctgaacgcaaaacgaggtttctccatttcatgtaacaaaacaatacaatttgctgaacgcaaaacgaggtttctccatttcatgtaacaaaacaatacaatttgctgaacgcaaaacgaggtttctccatttcatgtaacaaaacaatacaatttgctgaacgcaaaacgaggtttctccatttcatgtaacaaaacaatacaatttgctgaacgcaaaacgaggtttctccatttcatgtaacaaaacaatacaatttgctgaacgcaaaacgaggtttctccatttcatgtaacaaaacaatacaatttgctgaacgcaaaacgaggtttctccatttcatgtaacaaaacaatacaatttgctgaacgcaaaacgaggtttctccatttcatgtaacaaaacaatacaatttgctgaacgcaaaacgaggtttctccatttcatgtaacaaaacaatacaatttgctgaacgcaaaacgaggtttctccatttcatgtaacaaaacaatacaatttgctgaacgcaaaacgaggtttctccatttcatgtaacaaaacaatacaattCATAGTCACATCACATATTACAAGGAAATCTAAACTATTCTCTTTGAACGGCAATGCGGAAAGATTCATTCTTTCCATGCATTCGGTATGAACTGGACCTTACCATCATAAACGCATTTACAATAAACATTCATAATTGTATTACCGGCGCCGGTATGACACTTCAATGACACTTTAAATTATCAACCCCCAAGCATAGCAAACAGCACTGCATTGAAATACAATATCACTCGACGAAAGCATTTATGTACTTTTGAGAACAGACAGTTCCACATtttccacaataaaaatttgatgctCCGTTTTATCCCACGAGTTCTATCAATCAAGCAATTTTAATCGTAAAAGCAAATTCAACGAAATCGGTAGTTGCCGGGATCAGTTACACCAAATGATGATTTGTAGAAATCTTTCGAAACGATAAAAAAGTAGAAATGCACACCAAGTGTCATACCCCGTATACCACGTTAAAAACACAAAGAAACACTTTCTTTACCATCATGAATTTGTCGATGCGCCATTGGTCAATACCGAACCATTCTTTTCCCATAATTTTTAGGAATGCACCATAAAACCGTATTGAGACATCCTTTTTGTCGAATGAATGAAGCAAACTTGCCAAATTTTCAGCTAGTTTTTCTTGTGTTAATGGTTTGTCAGACATCCACATGCAGAAGAAGAGCCCCTTCCACAAATGTATTATGTCCTGATCGGAGAAAGCTGGATAAATGTGTTTCGATTAGTTTACCATTTCAagttaataaacaaaaactgatTTATAAAATCATCAAAGTAAATCACACAGAAAATTACGCACGATTCGAGCTATTGCTACGTAATTGAAGCCATTTGCCAAGCTTTTTCAGTTCCTTTTCACTCAACCGCGGGTCGTTTCCCGCTAGACATTTGATAAACTTCAATTCCTGTGCAACGTATAGGCTAGCACTAACATTTGGAGTTATTTGCactttcttcttcatttttttggtttgttttatAGAAACACGTGGATTACTCTGGACCTTCATATTAACTTGACTTGACACCTTTAGACGCTTTAAAAATGTGATCATGGCTGACGTTCAagacaaaaatattatatCGACATTTTGTTGCTGTCAGGTTGGTTCTTTCGCCGGAAAATAATTTGgctttcgaaatgtttttggCGCGatcgtttgaattttcatcGGATTATATAATTATCACCTATGGATGGTTTCTTATCATTTTTCAGCTCTCGATTTGCACAATATACATAATGAAGAATCGACTGGATCGCCTATTCCAGTGAGAAATATTTATCTGAtgataaaatccattattgTCTGAGTCGGTATCGTAGAGTTAGGTTTTCGTGATTTACTTAATTTCACTTGTGCAAAATTATGGgatattttttaagaattcgaACTTCAGTTCTATTGTCAGTACTATTGATTGGTTCTATTCTGTTCCAGAGTCGACAACGAGGTCTCGATAGAGTTTTCTAATGACAATACTTTACGTGATAAACGATGGAAAAGGGAATTGGCGTTATAACCGGTGGTGGAGCGAGCTACTGCTCTGAtaaagataaataaatttattatcagCTTTTTGCAATCTAAGCTAGATTATGAATGGCTAAAGCGCTACTAAAGcttaactttcaaaaaattgcgtAGTAACAAAACAATCAAGACATGACATATAGGGCGTTCCATTTCGGATATAGTTCACTTTTATGCCGTGGAacatcatacaaaaaatgagttACGTGTTCactttcggtattttttatatgaagatGCCGTttccttttccatacaaacaaattcaccaaaattgaatttgtgtgtcgtggtgaattttttgtatgaaacgtggtgtgtaacccaaggttctgaaagaacaggttaagacacccacgagggcggctgacacacaaattttgacaaatagatgctatttattgaacatactcattaaagattgtttgaaatgtcaacttgaagaaaaaaaaagtttttatcttgttgacatttcaaacaatctgtattgagtatgttcaataaatatcatctatttgtcaaaatttgtgtgtcactgccttcgtgatcaactcagatgtgtcttaacctgttctttcagaaccttggtgtAACctgcaaggctgtatactttggggaggtcacacagatacagatacgcgggttacacaccacagttgatgataaaatggccgatttcatacaaaaattcacctactctgatgattctcgtcgtcttgatgatgtggtgaatttttttacatgtaaaatcatcagaagtggtgtgttcccgcgtatctaataaaatgggggtctgcgtgacctcaaagtatacagccttggtaaCCTCAagactgtatactttggggagatcacgcagaccgccattttattagatacgcgggaacacaccacttctgatgactttacatatacaaaaaattcaccacatcatcaagacgacgagaatcatcagagtaggtgaatttttgtatgaaatcggccattttatcatcaactgtggtgtgtaacccgcgtatctgtatctgcgtgacctccccaagtatacagccttgggtAACCTGCGTATCTGAATCTTCGAAACTTCGAAAAGTGTGTCGGCCATTTTAACTGTCAACCTGGTATACACTGTGTATACACTACAGTGTACACCGTATACACCTacacataataaaaaaaattgtgacatCTGTAAGATTCATCAAAACACATCATACCTTACATACGTCAGACAAGGAAgtgtaatatttttgtttttgtcgtgAATCTTTCGGCGCTATGAATATCCTTCACCACAAAAGCTGGCATGTCCGGAATAAAGACAACATCGCTCGGTAATCATCTCTGAAacaattcacatttttgtaaTTGCAATTATTAATTGTGATTCCTTTCCAGTGTTCGTCGAGATGAAGCCAAAGCTAAAGCTGAACAAGATGAGAAAGAGAGAAAAGTTGCCCTGGCAGTAAGTAGATCTTAGTATTCAGTATACGGACAGTCTCCATATAATTGTAAATAATTACAGGAACAAGAAGTAAAGTTAAATTACTTGCGAAACAAAGCACAGTGCAGTGATCAACGTCAAACAACCGTTCAAGATGATGATTCGGCTTCCCAAGAAATTCGTACCGAAGACGACGGCAGTAAATTGAAACACATCAACTTTTTCCAAGACTTGGAAGATGGTGCTGAGGTTAGCGTTGGTGGAAATGCAAAATACATAAAGGAGAAGAAAGATGAAcaggaaaaatatgaaaaacaaattggatACCTGACGTATTTGGGCCAAGATACGAATGAAGCATTAGGTAAGTTCAAATTACTTCACATTACTACACACACAGTAGAGGCACGGATAAATTTGATATAAAGAAGATGTCGAAGTCGAAACCTGCGGGAAACGGTTTCGAGCTCCTGTCAGTTGGAGTGCTGTGTTTAGAGACATAGACCGAGTAACAATTTGACGATTCCATTGAAATTCAGCGTTTAAAAGTTTTGGTAAGGTAGCACCTTCCTGCTGTTCAGTTTACTGATCCTACTtagaaattacaaatttcCTTGCGGTATCCAAAGCATTATCGTTAGTAAGATTTCAAGAACGTCTCCACAGAAATTTCGACCATTTTGGGGACTTGTACTGCGGTACATCTGAATCAGAGGAACCTATTGAAGATTGTCAGCAGCGTGACATGGCActaattttcaccaaaatttcaTCTATTTGCAGGGAAACGAGACTGGTACGATCTAGCTCCGAAGAAAATTGACGCATACGACGATCGAGGCAAGAAACTTGAAGTCGGTCTAAAAGTGAAAGACTATCACGATCCGCTGAATGTCATGAAGAAATACATCAAAGAAACGGAGAAACTGCAAAGTGCAAAAGCCATTTCGGCAACAAATAGCCACAACAAAACACTATTTCCAATACTGACTCACGTACAGAAGCACCACAAGCACAAAAGCAAAAAGTCGTCGAAGtcgaaaaaacacaaaaaggaAAAGGCAAAGAAACGGTCCCGATCCCGATCACCGATAGAATCACGAAAATCGGACGAGAAAGTGCAAAAACTACTACGATTACGTGCGGAACGTTTGCGGCGCGAAGAGATCGAAAGAAATCGAACGAAACTTTTGCTATCGAAGTATGATGTGAAACAGGAAGACGAACCAGTAATAGCCGACGCCAGAGGAGTGTCAGTGGCACCGACCGTAATCGAACCAGTCAGAGTTAAGCAGAAGTACAATTCCCAATTCAATCCGGAAATTGCAAAGCAGAATTACGAGGACATCCGTAGAtattaaaatcgaattttaaaacaaaaaaaaatttcatttctacaATCCACATTCCACGTCTctac includes:
- the LOC119083469 gene encoding ribosomal RNA processing protein 1 homolog isoform X1, encoding MITFLKRLKVSSQVNMKVQSNPRVSIKQTKKMKKKVQITPNVSASLYVAQELKFIKCLAGNDPRLSEKELKKLGKWLQLRSNSSNPFSDQDIIHLWKGLFFCMWMSDKPLTQEKLAENLASLLHSFDKKDVSIRFYGAFLKIMGKEWFGIDQWRIDKFMMLVRRVTRQIFVVLHGHKWDKKLIKQLNEHVEKSILDKSTSIGFLMHFTEIFLDELAKVSVGKISRSKVTLLLQPFAMCVATQRDPKIVAHTIKHIFDGLLYQSDLGRAYTEKFEAWKNMGFPGTSIDELEQVSDENANDTASETADSDDEGDESNITSAMDPRAGRVDVVVPEIPFDPEDIIKKLEQYKNGPCTNVKSRKTIRKIIDRYTTFATGKFPLGIQNMKINETPIDMPNIEDKAQEMIDFETELHQPSRDIKKLNKKKRKKVLSGAEVVQPAKKAKICKVDDPKLKKKKSVETDQWVETDLTPEEISVDVSNSCPDQSMNGSSADPDMENVINSTTGPFTVTEGWDTPLQEGEVEYFISKSNLKQRIGDANKKQTNLDDSQSKQFSSPAAGRKHKLKATTLTSTPTPTPSTPNGPSTPSTPSNAEKKVKIMLQLNRSQDTSEYIRQLRSSPKIPYDSAKKPGKGLLKPNSVPSPINPFYKKKIGLEF
- the LOC119083469 gene encoding ribosomal RNA processing protein 1 homolog isoform X2, which encodes MITFLKRLKVSSQVNMKVQSNPRVSIKQTKKMKKKVQITPNVSASLYVAQELKFIKCLAGNDPRLSEKELKKLGKWLQLRSNSSNPFSDQDIIHLWKGLFFCMWMSDKPLTQEKLAENLASLLHSFDKKDVSIRFYGAFLKIMGKEWFGIDQWRIDKFMMLVRRVTRQIFVVLHGHKWDKKLIKQLNEHVEKSILDKSTSIGFLMHFTEIFLDELAKVSVGKISRSKVTLLLQPFAMCVATQRDPKIVAHTIKHIFDGLLYQSDLGRAYTEKFEAWKNMGFPGTSIDELEQVSDENANDTASETADSDDEGDESNITSAMDPRAGRVDVVVPEIPFDPEDIIKKLEQYKNGPCTNVKSRKTIRKIIDRYTTFATGKFPLGIQNMKINETPIDMPNIEDKAQEMIDFETELHQPSRDIKKLNKKKRKKVLSGAEVVQPAKKAKICKVDDPKLKKKKSVETDQWVETDLTPEEISVDVSNSCPDQSMNGSSADPDMENVINSTTGPFTVTEGWDTPLQEGEVEYFISKSNLKQRIGDANKKQTNLDDSQSKQFSSPAAGRKHKLKATTLTSTPTPTPSTPNGPSTPSTPSNAEKKVKIMLQLNRSQDTSEYIRQLRSSPKIPYDSAKKPGRKLKNFSNKKFD
- the LOC119083483 gene encoding leukocyte receptor cluster member 1, which gives rise to MNILHHKSWHVRNKDNIARVRRDEAKAKAEQDEKERKVALAEQEVKLNYLRNKAQCSDQRQTTVQDDDSASQEIRTEDDGSKLKHINFFQDLEDGAEVSVGGNAKYIKEKKDEQEKYEKQIGYLTYLGQDTNEALGKRDWYDLAPKKIDAYDDRGKKLEVGLKVKDYHDPLNVMKKYIKETEKLQSAKAISATNSHNKTLFPILTHVQKHHKHKSKKSSKSKKHKKEKAKKRSRSRSPIESRKSDEKVQKLLRLRAERLRREEIERNRTKLLLSKYDVKQEDEPVIADARGVSVAPTVIEPVRVKQKYNSQFNPEIAKQNYEDIRRY